GCTACTTGTATAAAGGCTGCCGTAAACTCCAATGGTATTTGAAGGGAGATTACCGTATGTACCATGCTACTAAAGTAGAAATTAAACTACTTTTACCTTGTCCTTAATTAAGCCACCAGATGTGAATATCCCAGCATCTTCTAGAGCCGCTAGGACCTTTTTCTGCAATAATATAAACCAATTAACGAGAAGCATCACTAATCCTTGTAGAGAACATACCATTGGCATTGCCAATTGCACTTGCTCCAAAAAGTTCCAGCAAGCACTCATCGTTATAAAGTTGTAAAGGGTGAAATTTATATATGACATGTGAAAACAAGTAAACGTATGTGAAAAGAATAATGCCTCTCCAAAACTAGAGACAATTCAAAAATGATTGATATTAGGAATATTACATTGCCTTTTAAAACAGTTGTCCACATCAATTAAATTGTAATAGCGGGTTTGACAAAAAAAATTGTAATAGCGGTGTTACATGTACTTTTTTGCAATTAGTTTACTAGTAGTCTAAGTCCCTTCATCTGAGCTCTGAGAGAGAATACTTCAAATTAAATTAACATTAGTTcataaaaaagtaaaaaaaataaaaaataaaactaCTCCCTCCATCCCACCCATTTGTTTACATTTAGGTCGAGCACGGAGGTTAAGAAAATATTTAAAGTAGTTGTGAAAAGTAAGTTAAGTGTCTAAAGTTAATATTTTATGTTTAAAGTGAGTGTAATTGAGGAAAGTAGTGGATGTATTTAATTGTTCTATTATAAACATTTACTACTTTTGGAAactttataatataaaaaatggGAAGGGACATCTAAAAAGGAAGGTGAAAAGAAATGGTTGGGACAAACGGAGTATCACTTAAGTAAATTGTAGTACTAAAATGTGAAGTAAAATACTTGGGGCATCTCTCTTGGCACCTCTACCGGAGATGCTCTTTCACATCCTTAAATCCACTACTTAATGTAAAGTGAAATACTTGACAAATTACATTCTATATATAATACAGGGACCTTTAGACCTTGTTCGTCTATCGTCGCGCAAGGATATTAAGAAAGTTCTAGGGTTCGATTTTTCGCAGCTTCCAAAGTCAACATAACACCTATTTCTTCTTACTTAATTGTCACTCTTTAGTCTTAAATAAGAAAGGTCTAAGGTTTGATAATTGACAAGTAGAAGAAATAACAACAAAATTATTGATTATAAATAAAGATATCTATAGATAACATATATTTTATATGCTCTTAAAATATATTCTTTGCATAAGGATAGAAATTATATATTTCAATAAATAAAAAGATATCGTAATTACAATATAAATATCAATTGAACTATTTGTGCATTGCACAGGTTATAAGCCTGTATAAATTGGAACAGGAACATATATATCAAACCAAGGGGAAAACTAATCATTCCTTGTCCCAAAATAAAGCGACCAGCAGACTTTGGTCAGAGTTTAACTATTATTTTGATGACTATTTACGACTACTCAACTTGAAAATAAGTTGATTTTACTGAACACATGGAGTATTCTGGTAAAAGAAAGGAACTTTCCTCGAACACCTTACAAAGAATAACAAAACATTGCAAGTAATCATATTCTCTCACTAAAAGCAATTGAAAGAATGTGCACCTCGCTCTCATCGTCCAAAACTCTTTCCATGAGATAGAGATCACAAAATTTTGTAATTTCGAGCAGTATTTCCAGGACCGACGACCTCACAGTCGCTTGTTTCtacaaagaaagaaaaagaaacgAAGGCAAGACAATGTTAACTATTTCGTATGTGTTGGTACATTGTAACTGGTACTGACATATTAGTTTCAACCTGAAGCTCTTCTGGAGTACTTTCTTCTAGTATCACACCAAGCAACCTGCATGTCACCTatgcaaaaataaaaaaattaaaattaaaaaaatagtagtaaaaataaaaataacaaaaAAGCAAAGATTAACTGCATGCTTGAGAATTTGAAAACCGTATACGATTGAGAACAATTAATCTTAGGGCAATTTGGCAAAAAAAAATCTGAAGGGCTATGTGTAATATCTCAACTTTCATTGACAAAGTCCATACCATCTGCCATTTTTTACGTGTTAATCTCATGGAACTTGTCGTAAGTATCTATGAAAAACCAAAGGTTTCAGGTTGCGCCCAACCGTAACTATTAAAAACTGTTAAAATGCATTCAAATTAAGCTCTTTGCACAGCCCAACCATGCCATAAAAATGTCAAGCCATGCACATTAAGCGGCCTTATTTTCTTCCTACTTACTGTTTGACTTCTGGTCAAAGGAGACATAAAGAGCATGACCAATAAAATTGATGTACCTAATGTTTCATGCATTACATCAAATTAGCATGCCACGTCATGTACATTATGCAACCTAATCTTCCTAATTCTTTTCACTCTGATCAAAGAAGACATGAAGAGAATAATCAACAAAATTTTACTGTCTAAAAGCTCACATTATGTCATATTACCTTCCTTCCTTCACTCAATCTCTGCTTAACTATTTGTCCAAGAGTTGGCTGCGGCAGAAAAAAAAGTCAGATGCAAATTTTAATTCTAAAATCATATTAAAATACTAAAGGTGCAAAGGGAAAAGGGAATTTACCTTTACTGGCTGAAATAACTCATCGATAACATTATGTGCACTAGAATCTTGTGAGGATACGTCAGAAGATATTAGATTATGATTTGAATGGTTAGCATGTCCAGAATTACTAGGTGCTGTAGTTTCTCGTTTAGGTAGCCTTCCCTGGGGTTCACTAGGTGACCTCAACAGTCTCCAAGTAAAAACAATTGCAACAGCTAATCCTGCTATAGCCCCAATTGATCTTGAATCCTGTAATCAGACCAAGGCTATGAAAACATCATACTGGAACATAGGTAGGAATATACATATAATTAGATTTCCTCCATCTTTCTGGCTGTAATACAGCGCCCAGAAAAGAAGAACACAAGTTTGAAAAGTTAGTAATAGTTTTTCCATCCatataattaaaaattcataCCACAACCAGGAGGGCATATGGTTTCCCCAGCACATATGATACAGAACAAGATATAATATATTAGTTCTTAAAATTTAAGTTTATTACAAAGATTGAAATGTAGCTGCAATTAACAATTTATTATTACAATCAAACAAAATATATTGTATCTTTCAGGACTTGTTCATTTTAAATATATATGGTACTACTAATGTTTTACTAGAAATATATTAGacttaatttttttataatcCCAAATCAAGATCTGTGAAATATGTTAGTCCTGCAATAGGAGATCTGATCGGATAATTAGATTTGAGTAAATGCTTATTCATGTCGTGTGTTCTCCTTAGGGAATCGTCTCAATTGAGATATTCCTTCAGGGAAGAACTCCCAAACCATATAGCTTGTCCTACAACATAATTTATTTCTAAAGCTATATCTCATTGCTGAGCTCCTACTTACTCTATAAAAACTAATGGTAAATAATCATCATAGTCTTTTTTTTTGGCTTATTCAGTCTAACAGAAAGTGGTTATTTATGTAAAAACTAATCAAAATAGTCAACACTATATAAAGGATAGTTGTCAGAGTCAGagtaataatattttataagCAAAATTGAGTATGTCGCTTAGAAATCTGAACATAACTTGAATCAATTTAATAACAAAAACTAGAGTTTCTTTTGTTTAAATTTCAGAATGGACAAAGTACATAATTGATAATAAATGCATATCTCGACAAAAAATGGCATCTTCATTATCCAAGAAGGGGTACAAAGCACAAATTTTAGGTTTATTTTCCAAACAATTAACCAGTAGAGTTGGTAACCATGGATGAGCAATTTAACTTATTAACTATACAAGCTAATGAAATAATTAGTGACAATGCATATAAAGCCCTATTTAATTCCACATCCTCGCATTACATTAACAGAACACATCAACCAAAGAAACTAAACGACAACTTCCAGAGTAACCCATTAATACCATGTCCTATTACATTAGAACACAACAAATTTCATCTACATAATGGAAAATATTTGTGACAATGTATAAAAGCCCTAATTAATTCCACGTCCTTATTCTTGCATTACATTATTCAAAAATATCAACCAAAGAAACAAAACAGAACGACAACTTCCCCAGTCAGAACCGTTACATCTTGTCCCATTACATTAGAGTCAGAACCGTTACACTTTGTCCCATTACATTAGAGCAAGACAAACTTCATCTACACAACTATTCGCACTACCCTACTAATTGTGTTATCCTATCTACAATTATCCCAAAAATCAATCAAACCTCACTGAATTAGCAAGTCTAACACTCCTTCCCACTACCTATAACAAATCTTTGAACTCTCCAACACCTTCATCATAAAAAACAAAACCACATACTTAAAAAAATTCTACTAGTCCGGTCATCTCAAAATTTCCAACTCTAACTAGGGCCATCTTAA
The sequence above is drawn from the Apium graveolens cultivar Ventura chromosome 2, ASM990537v1, whole genome shotgun sequence genome and encodes:
- the LOC141707051 gene encoding peroxisome biogenesis protein 22-like, which translates into the protein MADHSKDDIFQLIKKFGAFLTLKFNNLFNNLDSRSIGAIAGLAVAIVFTWRLLRSPSEPQGRLPKRETTAPSNSGHANHSNHNLISSDVSSQDSSAHNVIDELFQPVKPTLGQIVKQRLSEGRKVTCRLLGVILEESTPEELQKQATVRSSVLEILLEITKFCDLYLMERVLDDESEKKVLAALEDAGIFTSGGLIKDKVLFCSTETGRTSFVRQLEPDWHIDTNPEIIHQLSRFIRYQLHIASVKPERSAGNILSSPSLEEFFGCV